The genomic DNA CGCTGCGAGGAGCTTCTGGCGCTATTGGCCCGCACGGCGGAATCTCGGGGGCTCGCAGTCATCGCAGCCGGAGATCGGGACTTAACGTCGTCTCGATTCTTTCCCCTCGCCGAGCATCGGCTCTACAACAGTGTTGGATTGGGCCCCGAAACCACCATGAGTTGGCCGCGTCTCACGCCCACGCGCCCCGTACCATTAAGGTGCGCGTATACCGGACCAGAGACGGATCCACTGGGTCTGACAGCCCAGCTCCTCGGCGACGAAGAGCTGATCCAACACGGCGACGTCTACCCCGAGCCGACGCAGCCGATGTCGCGGTGCATTCCCCTTCCTTCGTTCGTCAGAGCCCCGATTCACGGCGGACCGACCTCTCGCCCTCACGTGGGCATCGCGTCTCCCGATCACCGTCCGTGGCACTGGAACGGTGAGCAAATCAATCTGATTCTGGGCCATTCGGGCAGCGGCAAGACAACGCTGCTCCAGCAGATTCACCAGCAATTGCCGGACTCGCTCATCTGGACTGGTCACGAACATGTCTCAGACCGTCCGGCAACGGTCCTTGTAGACGACGCTGATCAACTCACTGGGGAGTGCCGTTCCCGCCTCGAATCATGGTGCTCCCAGGGGACGACCGTCGTCATGACCGCACGCCCCTCTGCTCAATTGTTTGCCCGATTACCGCTCGCGCAGGCCGCACGGCAGTCGGGAACCGGAATACTCTTGGGGGCTCGTTCGCCACACGACGGAGATTTTTGGGGATGGCGCGTCGCGCCAACGACGCCAGCCCCTCCCGGTCGAGCGCTCACCATCATCGACGGAGAGCTCACGTGGGCTCAGGCCTGGGCGCCAGAAGAAGCCGTGCACGGAGTTGGCTAGCTTCGGGCCTCCGTGGCGGCGAGGTGCTGCCGGACGGCCGGACTAAAGAGGGCGATGATTCCTAGGGCGGCAACGGCCACCACGGCCCAGGCCACAGCCCGGGTGGCGTTGGTTCCGTCCGGCGAGGTGACGGGAATGGCGAGGATGATCTGAAAAATCTGCCACACCACGATGGCCGCTCTAGTCCACGCGTACCCCCGCCAGAAGCTCAAGGCCACCCAGAGTTGCGCGATTCCGGCCCCGGCAACCAAAGCCAGGAGGAACAGGCGCCCGGCCATACCCACTGGCCCCGGGGCCATGAGCTGCAGCCCCCACACCAACGCGATACCCAGCGCCGCGACAGCTTCCACTAATAGCACCAAGGAAACCAGCCACACGGCCGGGCTCTTGCGCGGGGCGACCGCACCGTCGTCGTGTGCGCGTGAAACCGGGGACTCACTCATACGCACCAGCTTATCGACACCCCCGGACGTTGGCGCGGCCCTCTTCCGCACGGCGGGCATCATATGCCATGGTTGTGATGAAGACCTCATCGGGTCGCGCCATTTTCTCCTGTTACACCCTTGTTTACGTATACGTAACGTGAAACCCTTGATTCTCGGCGTTGGGAAATCGGCCGCTTGTGCCTGAAGGTCCAACGCCGCTCGCAAGCTACCCGAACCCACCACAGCGGGCAGCTCGCCCCCATCTTTCACCCAGACCAAGGAGCATCATCGAGCATGGATTGGCGTAGTCGCGCAGCCTGCCTAGAGAAGGACCCGGAGCTATTCTTCCCCGTCGGGAACACCGGCCCAGCCCTGCTCCAGATCGAAGAGGCCAAGAGCGTGTGCCGGACGTGTGAAGTGATTGACACGTGCCTCCAGTGGGCCATTGAGTCCGGCCAAGATGCCGGCGTGTGGGGCGGCATGAGCGAGGACGAGCGCCGCGCACTCAAGCGCCGCGCCGCTCGCGCCCGCCGCGCGTCCTAGGCGCGCAACACTTAAGTCCGAGGAGCTGGCCGATGGCCGGCTCCTCGTTGTCTATCCGGAGACGGCTGCGGTCCACGATCAGCCGCGTTGGTCCGGCAAGAGCACCGGGAGTCTCGCTAGGATCGAGGAGTGGCAGTGCAGGGAAAGGACCCCCTTTATGGGGTGACGATTGACGGCCGGTATCGGGTGGAGTCCCGACTGGCTCGCGGCGGCATGTCCACGGTCTACCTCGCTCTCGATCAGCGCCTGCACCGCAAAGTCGCCCTCAAAGTGCTCTATCCTCACTTGGCCCAAGACCCCAAAGTGGTGGCCCGTTTTGAGGATGAGGCCATTAATGCAGCCAAACTCTCCCACTTCCACATCGTCAACGTCCTCGACCAAGGGGTCGATGGCGAGTATGCCTACCTCGTCATGGAATATGTCCCGGGCAAGACCCTGCGCGATGTCCTCGCGCAGCACGGTCGCTTGACGCCGCGCCATGCACTGCAATTAATGGACGCAATCGTCGATGGCTTAGCGGCAGCGCACGCCGCCGGCTTGGTCCACCGGGACATGAAGCCGGAAAACGTCCTCCTCGCCCCCGATGGGCGCATCAAGGTGGCCGACTTTGGCCTCGCACGGGCGGCGAGCAACCACACCGCGTCGTCAACGCTGGTGGGCACCGTGGCCTATATCTCTCCGGAGTTGGTCAAGGGAGAGCCGGCCGACGCGCGCAGCGACATCTACGCCATCGGCATCATGCTCTACGAACTCTTGACCGGCAAGCAGCCGTTCACGGCGGACATGCCCATCAACATCGCCTTCAAGCACGTCCAAGATGCTGTTCCTCCCCCATCCGAGGTGCTCCCAGGCCTAGCGCGCGACTTAGACGAGCTCGTGGAATGGTGCACCTCCAAAGATCCAGAGAACCGGCCGCATGACGCCGAAGCCCTCCTCGGCGAGTTGCGGCACATTGCCGGCGAGCTCACGGAGAAAGAGCTTGATTACGGGGCGAGCGAGGACTACACGACCCCCCTGCCGAGCGGTCCGGTCACTCTCGACCACGGCACGGATCCTGACGAGCAGATCCACAGCGCGACCGAAGTGGTACCTGGCGCGACCGAGGTGATTTCCCCCGACGCCGCAGCCACCAGCGTGATCTCCCCTGGACTCGCCGAGACGCAGGCCTTGGCAACGCCCACTAACGCGAGCTCAGGTGAGTCCCGCCGGTTCGACGACCAACCGGCGACGCCCGCCGAGGCCCTGCCCGCGGCCGCAGCCGGCGCCGCACTCACCCCGCGTCAAGCACGGAAAAAGGCCAAGCGCGACCACAAGCAGTGGAAAAAAGACGCTCAGGTCCCCCTCGAGTCTTTGGAGAAGAACCCGCGCCGGAAAGGCTGGCTGTGGGCCGGACTCGTCTTTCTCCTCGCGGCACTCCTGGGCACGGCCGGTTGGTTCTTCGGCATGGGTCCCGGGGCCAGCGTCACCATCCCGGCCTTGCACGGCGAATCGGCCGAAGATGCGACGGCTCGGCTGGACGAGCTCGGTGTTGCCGCCGCCTCGTCTCCCATCTACGACGACGACATGGCAGCTGGCTACGTGGTCGGCACCGACCCGGAAGCCAACACCACGATTCGACGCTTCCAGGGGGTCGAACTCCTCGTCTCCCGCGGACCCGAACTCTTCTCCGTGCCCAACCTGCGCGGCCTGACCTTGGATGCGGCCGAATCGGAGGTGGCTGAGGCCCAGTTGACCCTTGGGGAGACGACCGAGGACTACAACGAGTCGGTCCCGGCAGGCGAGGTCGTGTCCCAAGATCCCGCGCCAGACGAGGAATTGCGTCGAGGAACGGAAATCGACGTGGTGCTCTCCGCGGGGCCCGCGCCGGTCGATGTCCCCGATGTCACGGGCCTATCGGCGGAAGACGCGGAGAATCAACTCACCTCGCTGGGTCTGACCGGCGAGGTCGCCGGCGAGGAGCACAGCACCGAGGTTGCCGAGGGCCTCATCATCGCCCAATCGCCCTCGAGCGGTCAGGTGGAACGCGGGGGAACCGTCAGCTACACGGTCTCCCTCGGACCGCGCATGGTCGAGGTACCGCGCGTGACCGGCCGGCAGCTTGAGGAAGCCAAGCGCCTTCTCGAGGAGGCCGGATTCGTCGTCGAGGTCACCGAGGGCACCTTTGGCATCATCTTCAATACAGTGGCCACCCAAGATCCTGGCCGCGGTGAACTGCTGCCCGAGGGCTCAACAGTCACCATCGGCGTCGTCTGACGGGCCGTTCAGATCGAACTGCGGTTCGCCCGAAGATTGCTGCGACACGCGCACTCCCAGGTACCGCCGCCCATCGTCCATGACGAGGTCGACCAGCGCGTCCGCGCCGGTCCACGAATAGGACTCAACGCTGCGCACCTCAGGGAACGCCCGATGAATATTGGCGATCATGGCCTCGTCGGCCCGTTGCAGACCCACCAGCCCGCTGGCCACCATCACCAGGGCTAACACCAATGCCGCGGCGCCAACCCCCGCTTGGGTCCACAAGCTGGCCCGCCGCTGATACGTGCGCAGCCCGCGGGAATCACGACGGTACCGCCGCCAACGCAGCAACACGTGGACCAGCAGCGGAACCGCGACCAACAGTCCGACAACAGCCGCACCCAGTTGCACCATTGGAGTCAGGTAGTCCACGTGTGTGTACATGCCCCTCACCCTATCCACCCGTACCGTGGCAAAACGACGGCGGTGGGCGCCCACCTTGGGGCCGCCCACCGCCGTCGTCCCCGCCGCCACCTCGGCGTCGCGGGACGGTTCAGCCGCGCGGGCCCCGATCCGCGAGCGCGCCAGAGACGAGGAAGGCCATCTCCAAAGACTGACGATGGTTGAGCCGCGGGTCGCAGAGTGACTCGTAGAGGTCATCGAACTGGTCCTCGCGAATAGGATCAGCGCCGCCGAGGCACTCAGCGACGTCGTCGCCCGTCATCTCCACGTGGAGGCCGCCGGCCACCGTGCCGAGCGAGTCATGGACCTCGAAGAAACCCCGAACCTCATCCATCACGTCATCGAAGCGCCGGGTTTTGTACCCATTAGCGCTGGTCACCGTGTTGCCGTGCATGGGGTCCGTGACCCACACGACCTCGGCACCGGACGCGGCCACCTTCTCCACCAACTGCGGCAGCTTCTCCCGAATGTTCTTCGCCCCCATGCGGGAGATGAAGGTCAAGCGGCCCGGCTCACGATTCGGGTCGAGCTTGTCGATCAGGGCGAGAGCATCATCAGGCGTGGTGGTGGGGCCGAGCTTGACCCCGATCGGGTTATGGACCCGGGACAAGAAGTCCACGTGGGCACCGTCGAGATCGCGTGTACGCTCGCCAATCCAAAGGAAGTGACCGGAGGTGTCGTACGGCAACCCCGTGCGCGAATCCGTGCGGGTCAGCGCGCGTTCGTAATCGAGCAGCAGGGCTTCGTGGGCCGCGAAGAATTCGGTCCGCTTCAGGGCCTCGAAATCGGCGCCGCACGCGGACATGAAACGCACCGCCCGGTCGATCTCAGCGGCCAAGGACTCATATTCCTTGTACGCCGGGTTGGCCCGGAAACCTTGGTTCCACTGATGCACCGCTCGCAGGTCGGCGAAACCGCCTTGCGTGAAGGCCCGGATCAGGTTCAGCGTGGACGCTGAGGTGTGATAGGCCTGCACCATGCGCGCCGGGTCGTGCCGGCGGGACTCTTCGGTGAAGTCATACCCATTGACGATTTCGCCGCGGAACGCGGGCAACGTCACGCCGTCGCGCGTTTCCATGTTCGACGAGCGTGGCTTGGCAAACTGGCCGGCCATCCGCCCCATCTTGATGACGGGCATGGAAGCGCCGTAGGTCAGAACCACCGACATCTGCAGGATGGTCTTGACGCGTGCGCTGATCTTGTCTGCCGTGGCACCTTCAAAAGTCTCCGCGCAATCCCCACCTTGGAGCAGGAAGGCGCGCCCCTTGGCGGCCTCGGCGAGGCGTGCGCGCAGGATGTCCACCTCGCCAGCGAAGACCAACGGGGGCAAGGCGGAAAGCTCGGAGACGGCCTGCTGCTGCTCAGCGGTCCCGGACCAGTCGGGCTGCTGCTTGATGGGCAGCTCGCGCCAGGCGTCAAGCCCAGGATCGGTTGCAGGGCCAGGGATGGGCGCCGTCAACGGCGCGGATGCGTTTCCTACGTGACTCACGCACACCAGCGTAAAGCTCTGCGGGCGTCCTCCCCCAGCCGGGTCCGTAATATGGGCACCGGTGACGGTTGGATATCACTCCGGGCCAGAGGCGCCGCCGTCGGTAGCCTCGGGCGGCGTCTGCCGTTGGTTCTTCACCGACGCAGCGTAGAGGTCCGCGTACTCTTGACCGGACAAACGCATGATCGCGTACATGATCTCGTCGGTCACCGATCGCTGAACGTAGCGATCGTCCTCCAGCCCGGCATACCGGGAAAAGTCCAGCGGCTCCCCAATGATCATGCCGACGCGCCGAATATTGGGGACCGTCTTGCCGATGGGTTGCACCTTGTCCGTACCGATCATCGCCACGGGGATGACCGGCACCCCCGTGGAGAGCGCCAGTTTGGCGACGCCGAGTTTTCCTCGGTACAGCTTCCCATCCGGGCTTCGCGTGCCCTCTGGGTAGATGCCCAGCAATTTCCCGTCCAACAGCGCCTTCTCCCCCGCACCGAGCGACTTCGCCGAAGCGGGTCCGCCGGAGCGATCCATGGGGAGTTGATTCGTCAGGCGGAAGAACGCGGCAGTGATCTTCCCTTTGAGCCCTTGGCCCGTGAAGTATTCACTTTTGGCCAAGAACACCACTGGGCGGTCGACCTCGACGGGTAAGAAGATGGAGTCGGACACCGACAGATGATTGCTGGCGAGAATCGCGCCGCCCGACGTGGGGATGTTCTCAAGGCCCTTCACCCATGGCCGAAAGAGAATCTTGACCAACGGCGCAATCAAGAGCCGTTTCATCACCCAATAAAACACGTGTTTGCCTTCCACGTTAGAAAAGCCAGACCTTCTCCCCTACGAGGTCGGCTCGATGCCGTTTAAGCTCTACTCTAGGCTTAAGCGCACCTCACGTGCGTGGTCGCCCAGTTTGGAGCCCTCGTGATGGACCTTCCCAACGATCCACTCTCGCCCCTCGCGGTCAGCCCCTCCGGCGCGCGCGACGCCGTCGTGGTCCTTCACGGCTTTACATCCTCCCCAGCCAGCGTGCGCGGTTGGGCCGAGGACTTGTTGAGCGCTGGCTACGCCGTCGAGCTCCCCCTCCTCCCTGGCCACGGCACCCGCTGGGAGAACCTGGCCGCCACGCCGTGGACGGCCTGGCGGGATGCCGCAGTGGCGGCCTACGACCGGCTCCAGCGAAACCACCGGCGCGTGTTCGTCTGCGGCCTCTCCATGGGTGGCGCACTGGCGTTGGAAGTTGCGGCTGCACGGCAGCCTGCGGGGCTGGCCCTCGCGAATCCGGCGTTGACCTTCGCTGACCCCACTGCCCACTTGGCCCCAGTCCTGAAATATGCCGTACCCACCGTCGCTGCGATCGCCAACGACATTGCGCGGCCTGGCCAGGACGAGCATGCATACTCGCGCACCCCCGTCGCCGCTGTGGCCCAGCTGGGCGCCCTCTTCCGTCATGTCCGCACCGTGCTGCCCCGCGTCAACGCTCCGCTGGTGGCCTTCCGATCCACCACGGACCACGTCGTTCCCGACTCGAGCCTGGAGACCCTTTGGAAGCGCGTCGGAACGGATCCGGCGCGGCGGCGCGTGTATTACTTGGAACAGAGCTACCACGTGGCCACGCTCGATTTCGATGCCGACCGGATCACCACCGAAACGCTGCGCTTCTTCGCCAACCTTTCTGCCCCGGAGATCGCAGGCCAGCCTGTAAGTTACTCTTGAGTACACTGTGAGCCACGCCACTGATTACCGCGTATGATCGACGCAACAACAATGAACTGGGAGGGTCTCGTGCACGAGAAGAGCGTCGCCCCGCTGATCGTCAGCCCGAAGGAAACCAACGCCACCGATTTTGTGTTGCGTCAGGAGGCAAACCCGGAGAACCTCGCGTTGTTCTCCGTGCCATCGGCTGACGGCACCTGGACAGATATCAGCGCGCAGGAGTTTGCGGCCGACGCGCGCCGTATCGCCAAGGGGCTCATGGCCAGCGGCCTCAACGCGGGAGACCGCATCGGCATCATGTCCCGGACCCGCTACGAGTGGACCCTCGTCGACTTCGCCATTTGGTTCGCTGGTTGCGTCTCCGTTCCGGTCTATGAAACGTCCTCGCCGTCTCAGGTGGCCTGGATCTTGGGCGATTCCGAAGCCCACGCCGCTTTTGTCGAGGCCGGACGCCACGAGAACGTGGTCCGCCAGGCAGCGCAACAGGAGCAGCTGGCCATTGCCGACGTCTGGCAGTTCGACGACGACGGTTTGGACGAGCTGCGGCAGCTCGGCGCCGAGGTCAGCGACGAGGACCTCGAGGCACGCCGTTCCTCGCTCACGCTCGACTCCCTCGCCACCATTATTTACACCTCCGGTACCACCGGCCGGCCTAAAGGCTGCGAGCTAACCCACGCCAACTTTGTGGAGCTGGCCGAGAACGCCGTCGCATCGCTGAATTCGGTGGTGTATCCCGGCTCGTCCACCATTATGTTTCTCCCGCTGGCGCATGTCTTCGCCCGTTTCATCGCCGTCTTGAGCGTGGCGGCGGGCACCCGAGTGGGGCACACGGCCGATGTGAAGAACCTCTTGGAGGACCTCCAAAGCTATCAGCCCACGTTCCTCCTCGCGGTCCCCCGCGTCTTTGAGAAGGTCTACAACAACTCGATGCTCAAGGCTGAAGATGCCGGCAAGGGAAAGATCTTCCATGCCGCGGCCGCCACGGCCATTGCCTGGTCTGAAGCCCAAGAGACCGGCGGCCCGTCCTTCTTCCTCAACGTCAAACACAAGGTGTTCGACAAGCTGCTCTACAGCAAGATTCGTGCTGCGATGGGTGGCAAAGTGACCCACGCCGTCTCGGGTGGCGCCCCGCTGGGATCGCGTCTAGGGCACTTTTTCCGAGGACTCGGCGTCACGATTCTCGAAGGGTACGGCCTGACGGAAACGACGGCGCCCATTACGGTGAACACCCCGCAGTTGAACAAGGTTGGCACCGTTGGCCCGCCCCTGCCGGGCAACTCCGTACGCATCGCTGATGACGGTGAGATCTTGGCCCAGGGCGTGTGCGTCATGCGCGGCTACTATCAGCGCGATGATCTGACTGAAGACGCCATCCGTGACGGCTGGTTCCATACGGGTGACATTGGTGAGCTGGATGACCACGGCTACCTCAAGATCACCGGCCGGAAGAAGGAAATTCTGGTGACCGCTGGTGGGAAGAACGTGATTCCCGCTCAGCTCGAGGACAGCATCCGCTCCCACGCGATCGTGTCTCAGTGCGTGGTGGTCGGCGACCAGAAGCCCTTTATCGCCGCGCTCGTGACGATTGACGAGGAAGCCCTGCCCGGATGGCTCCAGCGTCATCACCTCGAGGCCCAAACAGTTGAACAGGCGGCCCAGTTGCCACAGCTAAAGGAGGAGATCCAGAGCATTGTGGACCAGGCCAACAGCCACGTCTCTCAGGCAGAAGCCATCAAGGAATTCCGCATTGTTCCGTCGGACTTCACGGAAGCGTCCGGTCACCTCACCCCGTCGATGAAAATCAAGCGGGCGCAGGTCCTGAAAGACTTCGCGGGCGTAGTCGACGACATCTACGGGCAGGCGACGTCCTAGTCACCTCACGAGTGCAGGACACAGGAGGGACGGGCCATCAGCTCAAGGCGATGGCCCGTCCCTCCGCTGTACTGTGTGGTCCTGCGGGCTCGGGTACGCCGCTAGGCTCCGCGCAGCTGATCCACCACCAAGGCGGCCAGCTCCATGACCGCCTCACGCGTCGCCGGGCGCAGGCGGTCCAAGGCCACCTCAGATCCCTCGGCCAAATGCGGGTCGTACGGCAATCGAACCACCGAGTCGACGCGGCTTGTGAAGTGCGCTTCGATCTCGTCCACCTTGACGCCGCGGCTGAGTCCAGCCGACTGGTTGATCACTACAATGGCCTGCTGCGCCAGATCCTTGCGCCCATGGGCCTCGAGCCACGACAGGGTTTCTGAGGCTAAGCGTGCCTCATCCACGCTCGCTCCGGACACCAACACCACGAGGTCTGATTTCTCCAGCGACCCCCGCATCACCGAGTGCACCATGCCAGTGCCCGAGTCGGTGAGGACGATCGAGTAGAACTTGCTCATCAGATCCGTCACTACACGGTAATCCGAATCGTCGAACGCTTCCGCGACGTGCGGGTCCGTGTCAGAGGCCAGCACGTGTAGGCGCGACCCCTTCCGTGCGGCGTACTGGGAAATCTTGGCGAAGGAATCCACGAGATACCGGTTCTGCACGAGCTGGCGGCCGGTAAAGCGCGCGGTACCTGGTGACCGATCGCTGAGCGTTCCCCGGTCCGGGTTCGCGTCGAGGGCTGCTACGCGGTCCTCCCGTACTTCTGCCAAGGCCATCCCCAGCAGGGTCGTCGCAGTGGTTTTACCCACGCCGCCCTTCCGCGAGAGCACGGTGATGAACTTGGTCCCGCCCTCGAGCGGTCCCTTAATTTTGGTCTCCCGCATGCGCCGCATGCGGACCGCATCCGAGTCCCCGACGTTCACGCGTCCCAGCGTCGCTTGATAGAGCCAACGGCGCCAGCCACTTTCCGGACTCTTCTCGCGCGGAGGGATCAGCCGATCGGCGGTTAAGGAATCGGCGCGCTCGGGGACGCTGGCGGAGGCCGCCGCCTCGTCCCCTTGATCCGCCGAGGGGCGATCCAACTCGCCCGACTGTTCTCTCGCGGGAAAGCGCGTTGCATCCTCGGCTGTGGCACGCATGGCCTCGTTCAGCACCTGCTCCAACGGGTCTTCCCGCAGGGCCTGCCCACGCTCGTCTGGCAGCTCGCCCTGCCGCGGGTCGCCATCCACGGGGTTCTCTTCCACCGTCGTAGGTTCCTCGTTCGGTGCATCTGCCGCCTCGGAGGAGTGGTTCTGCGAGGCATCCGCGGAGGAAGACGTCGATGAATCCTCCGGGCGCGAGTTCTTCGGCTGCTCAGTCATGTGGCCCTCTCACTTCTTGGGTCCGCGGGCGTCCAGCGGCACATTCAGCACTCACCCTAACCCACCACAGAAAACGGCGGCGGTGAAGACCCTGTCGGGTTCCTCACCGCCGCCGTCGTCGTCAGCACTACCTAGGAGGTGGCCTCCAGAACGATCAGCAGGTCCCCGCCGTCGACCTGAGCCGTGCCGGAGATGGCCAGGCGGGCAACTCGGCCTGCCTGCGAGGTGGTGATCGCCGCTTCCATTTTCATGGCCTCGATGGTGGCGACCGTATCCCCCACCTCGACGACGTCTCCCACCTGAACCAGAGTGGTCACGGCCCCAGCGAACGGCGCAGCAACATGATTCGGCTGGTGGGGATCCGCCTTCTCAGCCACCGCGACGGTCGATTCCACCGACCGGTCGCGGACGACGATCTGGCGCATCTGGCCGTTCAGCGTGCACATCACCGTGCGCATGCCCTTCTCGTCCGGATCACTGATGGCCTGCAGCGTGGCCAGTAGCCGCACGCCCTTGCCCAAACTAATGACGTGCTCATGGCCCGCCTGCAGCCCGTAGAGGTAGTCCCGACTGTGCAGGACGGAGACGTCACCAAAGTCGGCACGAGTCTTCTCGAAATCACGGGTTGGACCCGGGAAGAGCAGCCGGTTCAACGTGTTTCGACGCGTCTGCGAGTCGGCCCGCAACGCATCGCGATCCTCGCGGTCTAGGGACTCGACGCGGATCTTGACCTGCCGGCCGTCGAGAGCCTTCGACCGGAACGGCTCAGGCCAGCCTCCCGGTGGGTCTCCGAGTTCCCCGGCGAGGAACCCAATCACCGAGTCCGGTATGTCATAAGCCTTGGGATTTGCCTCAAAATCCGCGGGGTCCACGCCTGCGCCGACGAGCTGCAGGGCGAGGTCTCCCACGACCTTGGACGACGGCGTGACCTTGACCAAGCGGCCAAGGATCGCGTTCGCGGCCGTGTACATGTCCTCGATCGCTTCGAACCGCTCGCCGAGCCCCAAAGCAATGGCCTGTTGGCGCAGGTTGGACAACTGACCGCCCGGGATTTCGTGTCGGTAGACACGCCCTGTGGGTCCGGGCAGCCCGGACTCGAACGGCGCGTACATGGCACGCACGGCCTCCCAGTAGGGTTCCATGGCGGCCGCGGCGTCAACCTCGATCCCGGTGTCACGCTCCGTGTGCGCCAGCGCCGCGATCAAGGCCGACATCGATGGTTGGCTCGTCGTGCCGGCCATCGAGGCGCTCGCGACGTCCACGGCGTCGACCCCGGCATTTACTGCCGCCATGATAGTGG from Zhihengliuella flava includes the following:
- a CDS encoding WhiB family transcriptional regulator — encoded protein: MDWRSRAACLEKDPELFFPVGNTGPALLQIEEAKSVCRTCEVIDTCLQWAIESGQDAGVWGGMSEDERRALKRRAARARRAS
- a CDS encoding Stk1 family PASTA domain-containing Ser/Thr kinase, which gives rise to MAVQGKDPLYGVTIDGRYRVESRLARGGMSTVYLALDQRLHRKVALKVLYPHLAQDPKVVARFEDEAINAAKLSHFHIVNVLDQGVDGEYAYLVMEYVPGKTLRDVLAQHGRLTPRHALQLMDAIVDGLAAAHAAGLVHRDMKPENVLLAPDGRIKVADFGLARAASNHTASSTLVGTVAYISPELVKGEPADARSDIYAIGIMLYELLTGKQPFTADMPINIAFKHVQDAVPPPSEVLPGLARDLDELVEWCTSKDPENRPHDAEALLGELRHIAGELTEKELDYGASEDYTTPLPSGPVTLDHGTDPDEQIHSATEVVPGATEVISPDAAATSVISPGLAETQALATPTNASSGESRRFDDQPATPAEALPAAAAGAALTPRQARKKAKRDHKQWKKDAQVPLESLEKNPRRKGWLWAGLVFLLAALLGTAGWFFGMGPGASVTIPALHGESAEDATARLDELGVAAASSPIYDDDMAAGYVVGTDPEANTTIRRFQGVELLVSRGPELFSVPNLRGLTLDAAESEVAEAQLTLGETTEDYNESVPAGEVVSQDPAPDEELRRGTEIDVVLSAGPAPVDVPDVTGLSAEDAENQLTSLGLTGEVAGEEHSTEVAEGLIIAQSPSSGQVERGGTVSYTVSLGPRMVEVPRVTGRQLEEAKRLLEEAGFVVEVTEGTFGIIFNTVATQDPGRGELLPEGSTVTIGVV
- a CDS encoding class II 3-deoxy-7-phosphoheptulonate synthase, with protein sequence MSHVGNASAPLTAPIPGPATDPGLDAWRELPIKQQPDWSGTAEQQQAVSELSALPPLVFAGEVDILRARLAEAAKGRAFLLQGGDCAETFEGATADKISARVKTILQMSVVLTYGASMPVIKMGRMAGQFAKPRSSNMETRDGVTLPAFRGEIVNGYDFTEESRRHDPARMVQAYHTSASTLNLIRAFTQGGFADLRAVHQWNQGFRANPAYKEYESLAAEIDRAVRFMSACGADFEALKRTEFFAAHEALLLDYERALTRTDSRTGLPYDTSGHFLWIGERTRDLDGAHVDFLSRVHNPIGVKLGPTTTPDDALALIDKLDPNREPGRLTFISRMGAKNIREKLPQLVEKVAASGAEVVWVTDPMHGNTVTSANGYKTRRFDDVMDEVRGFFEVHDSLGTVAGGLHVEMTGDDVAECLGGADPIREDQFDDLYESLCDPRLNHRQSLEMAFLVSGALADRGPRG
- a CDS encoding lysophospholipid acyltransferase family protein, which produces MFYWVMKRLLIAPLVKILFRPWVKGLENIPTSGGAILASNHLSVSDSIFLPVEVDRPVVFLAKSEYFTGQGLKGKITAAFFRLTNQLPMDRSGGPASAKSLGAGEKALLDGKLLGIYPEGTRSPDGKLYRGKLGVAKLALSTGVPVIPVAMIGTDKVQPIGKTVPNIRRVGMIIGEPLDFSRYAGLEDDRYVQRSVTDEIMYAIMRLSGQEYADLYAASVKNQRQTPPEATDGGASGPE
- a CDS encoding alpha/beta hydrolase; amino-acid sequence: MDLPNDPLSPLAVSPSGARDAVVVLHGFTSSPASVRGWAEDLLSAGYAVELPLLPGHGTRWENLAATPWTAWRDAAVAAYDRLQRNHRRVFVCGLSMGGALALEVAAARQPAGLALANPALTFADPTAHLAPVLKYAVPTVAAIANDIARPGQDEHAYSRTPVAAVAQLGALFRHVRTVLPRVNAPLVAFRSTTDHVVPDSSLETLWKRVGTDPARRRVYYLEQSYHVATLDFDADRITTETLRFFANLSAPEIAGQPVSYS
- a CDS encoding AMP-dependent synthetase/ligase, whose product is MHEKSVAPLIVSPKETNATDFVLRQEANPENLALFSVPSADGTWTDISAQEFAADARRIAKGLMASGLNAGDRIGIMSRTRYEWTLVDFAIWFAGCVSVPVYETSSPSQVAWILGDSEAHAAFVEAGRHENVVRQAAQQEQLAIADVWQFDDDGLDELRQLGAEVSDEDLEARRSSLTLDSLATIIYTSGTTGRPKGCELTHANFVELAENAVASLNSVVYPGSSTIMFLPLAHVFARFIAVLSVAAGTRVGHTADVKNLLEDLQSYQPTFLLAVPRVFEKVYNNSMLKAEDAGKGKIFHAAAATAIAWSEAQETGGPSFFLNVKHKVFDKLLYSKIRAAMGGKVTHAVSGGAPLGSRLGHFFRGLGVTILEGYGLTETTAPITVNTPQLNKVGTVGPPLPGNSVRIADDGEILAQGVCVMRGYYQRDDLTEDAIRDGWFHTGDIGELDDHGYLKITGRKKEILVTAGGKNVIPAQLEDSIRSHAIVSQCVVVGDQKPFIAALVTIDEEALPGWLQRHHLEAQTVEQAAQLPQLKEEIQSIVDQANSHVSQAEAIKEFRIVPSDFTEASGHLTPSMKIKRAQVLKDFAGVVDDIYGQATS
- a CDS encoding MinD/ParA family ATP-binding protein, with amino-acid sequence MTEQPKNSRPEDSSTSSSADASQNHSSEAADAPNEEPTTVEENPVDGDPRQGELPDERGQALREDPLEQVLNEAMRATAEDATRFPAREQSGELDRPSADQGDEAAASASVPERADSLTADRLIPPREKSPESGWRRWLYQATLGRVNVGDSDAVRMRRMRETKIKGPLEGGTKFITVLSRKGGVGKTTATTLLGMALAEVREDRVAALDANPDRGTLSDRSPGTARFTGRQLVQNRYLVDSFAKISQYAARKGSRLHVLASDTDPHVAEAFDDSDYRVVTDLMSKFYSIVLTDSGTGMVHSVMRGSLEKSDLVVLVSGASVDEARLASETLSWLEAHGRKDLAQQAIVVINQSAGLSRGVKVDEIEAHFTSRVDSVVRLPYDPHLAEGSEVALDRLRPATREAVMELAALVVDQLRGA